One part of the Synergistota bacterium genome encodes these proteins:
- a CDS encoding phosphohydrolase → EYKLPQAVIDIIVQHHGTTVVSYFYHKAKEERGEEVNPDDFRYPGPKPQTKEAAIVMLADSIEASARSLSEFTPSKLESLVREVIKMKIEDGQLSESPLSFKDLEKIVYAFIKVLRGMYHSRIEYPEGGKEIEGFNKRSKEVAKEGGPIAEGSKGNGS, encoded by the coding sequence AGAGTATAAGCTTCCTCAAGCTGTAATTGATATAATTGTTCAGCATCATGGGACAACGGTAGTATCTTACTTCTATCATAAAGCTAAAGAAGAAAGGGGAGAGGAGGTTAATCCTGATGATTTTAGGTATCCTGGGCCTAAGCCTCAAACTAAAGAGGCAGCTATAGTTATGCTTGCGGATTCTATAGAAGCATCAGCGAGATCTTTATCGGAATTTACCCCATCTAAGCTTGAAAGTTTAGTAAGGGAAGTTATAAAGATGAAGATCGAAGATGGGCAGCTTTCTGAATCTCCCCTATCCTTCAAGGACTTGGAAAAAATAGTTTACGCTTTTATTAAAGTCTTAAGAGGTATGTATCATTCAAGAATAGAGTATCCAGAGGGAGGAAAGGAAATTGAAGGTTTTAATAAGCGATCCAAAGAAGTTGCTAAAGAAGGCGGGCCTATCGCAGAAGGAAGTAAGGGAAACGGCTCGTAG
- a CDS encoding HDIG domain-containing protein, which produces MGREKGNGNSSSKAGVLKFLKEKLTIALIFGGIGAAILLMLSWDWVSTLRFSVRIGEKAPYDIVAYKDVEVIDEEETKRLRERAAARIKGVFVKDDNIAKGALGRIEEKLLSIELSIPKARELILNVLKEEYDKGINQENLIGTVETVLGFAEEAGLKSEEVSKLKEILLGELKPNVVLDVAETEKQKQLVMMGIRPIVMKVHRGEVVVRKGEPLKREHILILEALGFSKEKVLLRLVGLGVISSFIAWLIFLYIREWYYSKLKSTGLLLFLLFSIITLFLSAKVLIPLSPALIPIGIIPLSYSILICPRFAIFATWILAFAVSLFRGAGFIPLTLGVFGGTFAVRELKKIRQRGTLIRAGLLMGVINVLALTSVGLFINLPVRNLLINALLGFLNGIGSSIIVAGSLPYLESFFGLLSPLKLLELADPSHPLLKRLQVEAAGTYHHSLLVANLAEAAAEEIGADALLARVGSYYHDIGKLKRPHLFVENQMDKENYHAKIKPSLSMLVIVSHVKDSVELAREYKLPQAVIDIIVQHHGTTVVSYFY; this is translated from the coding sequence ATGGGTCGAGAGAAAGGCAACGGCAACAGTAGTAGTAAAGCGGGGGTACTAAAGTTTCTTAAAGAAAAGCTAACTATAGCGTTAATATTTGGTGGGATAGGAGCAGCTATCTTATTAATGCTCTCATGGGATTGGGTATCTACCTTGCGCTTTTCTGTCAGGATTGGCGAAAAGGCTCCTTATGATATAGTAGCCTATAAAGATGTAGAGGTAATAGATGAAGAAGAAACGAAGAGGCTGAGAGAGAGGGCAGCTGCAAGAATAAAGGGTGTTTTTGTGAAAGATGATAATATAGCTAAAGGTGCTTTAGGGAGGATAGAAGAAAAGCTTCTTTCAATTGAGTTATCTATCCCTAAAGCGAGAGAGCTTATATTAAACGTATTAAAAGAAGAATATGATAAAGGTATAAATCAGGAAAACCTTATAGGTACAGTTGAAACCGTTTTGGGCTTTGCTGAAGAAGCGGGACTTAAGAGTGAGGAAGTTTCTAAGCTAAAGGAAATTTTGTTAGGCGAGCTTAAGCCGAATGTGGTATTAGATGTTGCTGAGACAGAGAAGCAGAAACAGCTTGTAATGATGGGTATAAGGCCAATTGTGATGAAGGTCCATCGTGGTGAAGTGGTAGTTCGCAAAGGAGAGCCCCTAAAGAGAGAGCATATTTTGATTTTAGAAGCTCTTGGTTTTTCTAAGGAAAAGGTATTACTGAGGCTGGTTGGATTAGGCGTAATCTCCTCGTTTATAGCTTGGCTTATTTTTCTGTATATAAGGGAATGGTATTACAGTAAGTTGAAGAGTACAGGTTTGCTCTTGTTCCTTCTTTTTTCAATTATTACTTTGTTCCTCTCAGCTAAGGTTTTAATACCTCTTTCTCCTGCGTTAATCCCCATAGGAATTATCCCTTTATCCTACTCTATCTTAATTTGTCCGAGATTTGCTATATTCGCAACTTGGATATTGGCTTTTGCGGTAAGCCTTTTTAGGGGAGCAGGGTTTATACCTCTTACTCTTGGGGTATTTGGAGGAACCTTTGCTGTGAGAGAATTGAAGAAGATAAGGCAGAGAGGAACCTTAATAAGGGCTGGTCTTTTAATGGGGGTTATTAATGTTTTAGCTTTAACCTCTGTGGGGTTATTTATAAATCTTCCTGTAAGAAATTTGCTTATTAATGCTTTGCTTGGCTTTTTAAATGGTATCGGTTCAAGTATAATTGTAGCTGGCAGTTTACCTTATTTAGAAAGCTTCTTTGGATTGCTTTCTCCGCTAAAGCTTCTTGAATTAGCGGATCCCTCTCATCCTTTGTTGAAGAGACTCCAAGTGGAGGCTGCAGGAACTTACCATCATAGTTTATTGGTTGCTAATCTTGCTGAGGCTGCAGCTGAAGAGATAGGTGCAGATGCCTTGTTAGCTCGTGTTGGCTCTTATTACCATGATATAGGTAAGCTTAAAAGACCTCACCTTTTTGTAGAAAATCAAATGGACAAGGAAAATTACCATGCTAAGATAAAACCAAGCTTAAGTATGCTTGTTATCGTTTCTCATGTTAAAGATAGTGTAGAGTTAGCTAGAGAGTATAAGCTTCCTCAAGCTGTAATTGATATAATTGTTCAGCATCATGGGACAACGGTAGTATCTTACTTCTATC
- a CDS encoding PhoH family protein: MINVAGKEDENLKFVEKSFNVRILPRGNELVMVGSDEESVKKAGILFQEMMEIAKKGHPISLKELKYSVKMLKQGRDLKLGELYDDVIHVTVRGKVIKPKTLGQKKYVEAVMENDITFAIGPAGTGKTYLAVALAVSYLQNRKVGRIILVRPAVEAGEKLGFLPGDLREKIEPYLRPLYDALYEMLDADKFQKLLESGAIEIAPLAYMRGRTLNDAFVILDEAQNATPEQMKMFLTRLGFGSKMVITGDITQIDLPNKRSGLLEVREILVGIGGIAFVYLTEQDVVRHELVQKIVKAYEEYELRRDNGSRERQRQQ; this comes from the coding sequence ATGATAAATGTGGCTGGTAAGGAAGATGAAAATTTGAAGTTTGTTGAAAAGAGTTTCAATGTAAGAATACTGCCGAGAGGTAATGAGCTTGTAATGGTGGGAAGCGATGAGGAGTCTGTTAAAAAAGCAGGGATTCTCTTTCAAGAGATGATGGAAATAGCTAAAAAGGGGCATCCGATAAGCCTTAAAGAGCTAAAATATAGTGTTAAGATGCTTAAGCAAGGTAGGGATTTAAAGTTAGGGGAGCTCTATGACGATGTTATTCATGTTACTGTTAGAGGCAAGGTAATAAAACCTAAGACTTTAGGGCAGAAGAAGTATGTAGAGGCCGTTATGGAAAATGATATAACTTTCGCTATAGGGCCTGCTGGAACTGGGAAAACCTACCTTGCGGTAGCTTTAGCTGTTTCCTATCTTCAGAATAGGAAAGTAGGCAGGATAATACTTGTAAGGCCTGCGGTTGAGGCGGGAGAGAAGCTTGGTTTTCTTCCCGGTGATTTAAGGGAAAAGATAGAACCTTATTTAAGGCCGTTATATGATGCCCTTTATGAAATGCTTGATGCAGATAAATTCCAAAAGCTTTTGGAAAGTGGCGCAATAGAAATAGCTCCCTTAGCCTACATGAGAGGTAGAACGTTGAACGATGCTTTCGTCATTCTTGATGAGGCTCAGAATGCAACGCCTGAACAAATGAAGATGTTTTTGACGAGGCTTGGTTTTGGCTCTAAAATGGTAATTACTGGAGACATTACTCAGATAGATCTTCCCAATAAGAGATCCGGTCTTTTAGAAGTTAGGGAAATACTGGTTGGTATAGGGGGGATCGCTTTCGTTTATCTTACTGAGCAAGATGTAGTCAGGCATGAACTTGTTCAGAAGATAGTGAAGGCTTACGAGGAGTATGAATTGAGAAGGGATAATGGGTCGAGAGAAAGGCAACGGCAACAGTAG
- a CDS encoding NifU family protein has product MANLESKVREVLEKLVNPYLAMEGGKAELVGIEEDGTVKVKLAGQCGRCPFAQFTLKAMVESTIKKHVPEVTRVESV; this is encoded by the coding sequence ATGGCGAATCTTGAAAGTAAGGTAAGGGAGGTTCTTGAGAAGTTGGTTAATCCTTATTTAGCAATGGAAGGCGGTAAAGCTGAACTTGTAGGTATTGAGGAAGATGGCACCGTTAAGGTCAAGTTAGCAGGTCAATGTGGTAGGTGTCCATTTGCACAGTTTACCCTAAAAGCTATGGTAGAGTCTACTATAAAAAAGCATGTTCCAGAGGTAACTCGTGTTGAGTCTGTTTAG